Proteins encoded together in one Oncorhynchus mykiss isolate Arlee chromosome 7, USDA_OmykA_1.1, whole genome shotgun sequence window:
- the LOC110529003 gene encoding cysteinyl leukotriene receptor 2-like, which produces MTTPWLETSHSLDYTLPPVVIHLGNHTTTALNSNQSCSGDDEIFKYRAYTVTYLLVFPMAFLSNIGALFVFLRLMPKRSASSVLMTNLALSDACFSLTLPLRLAYYFRGARWDLPDWLCRLCVFCFYLNLYTSVLFLTGLSVLRWLAVLKPLRHRALATPLRALLACLGIWLFVGGASVPFLFSGTRVRAGLTRCFEPRNPASWKMIFILNYVGMTFGFLIPFLTILGCYGCIIHRLTATISSALGLTGSLNRNKIRNQGRRRRRRRSLRLVAMVICTFLLCFLPYHVARSLHLHAVVGRWGCVATATLQRVLVVTLCLAAANSAVNPLLYYYSGESFRAVIRSASSRRRSFSSSFTQGSLLLSRRKKTTMHTTATMRDSPLAPPLTLPGSLPDTPLAPPLALPGSLPDTNLAPPLTLPGSLPDTNLAPPLTLPGSLPDRTLAPPLTLPGSLPDTPLAPPLTLPGSLPDTQSRVEDSL; this is translated from the exons ATGACAA CTCCGTGGCTTGAAACGTCCCACTCGCTCGACTACACCCTTCCACCAGTGGTCATTCACCTTGGTAACCACACGACGACAGCATTGAATAGCAACCAGTCCTGTAGTGGTGATGACGAGATCTTTAAGTACCGAGCCTACACTGTCACCTACCTACTGGTGTTCCCTATGGCGTTTCTTAGCAACATTGGAGCGCTGTTTGTGTTCCTGCGACTGATGCCCAAACGGTCTGCGTCCTCTGTCCTCATGACCAATCTCGCCCTATCAGATGCATGCTTCTCCCTTACCCTGCCGCTGCGATTGGCCTACTACTTCAGAGGCGCTCGCTGGGACCTCCCTGATTGGCTTTGCCGACTGTGTGTGTTTTGCTTCTATCTCAACCTCTACAccag CGTTCTCTTCCTTACTGGATTGAGCGTGCTCCGTTGGCTGGCCGTGCTGAAGCCTCTCCGTCATCGAGCCTTGGCCACGCCCCTTCGTGCCTTATTGGCTTGCTTGGGCATTTGGCTGTTTGTGGGCGGCGCTTCAGTCCCATTCCTGTTTTCGGGGACCAGGGTGAGGGCGGGACTAACACGCTGCTTCGAGCCACGTAACCCTGCCTCCTGGAAGATGATCTTCATTCTCAACTACGTGGGCATGACATTCGGCTTCCTGATCCCGTTCCTCACCATCCTCGGTTGCTACGGCTGCATCATCCACCGACTGACAGCTACAATTTCGTCAGCATTAGGGTTGACTGGTAGCCTGAACAGGAACAAGATACGTAACCAGGGGAGACGTCGGCGCCGGCGCCGGTCTCTGCGTCTGGTCGCCATGGTGATCTGCACATTCCTACTGTGCTTTCTGCCCTATCACGTGGCTCGCTCACTGCACCTGCACGCGGTGGTGGGCAGGTGGGGCTGTGTTGCTACGGCGACACTGCAGCGGGTGTTGGTGGTGACGCTGTGTCTAGCGGCGGCCAACAGTGCGGTTAACCCTCTGTTGTACTACTACTCCGGGGAGTCCTTTAGAGCGGTCATACGCAGCGCCTCGTCACGACGAcggtccttctcctcctccttcactcaGGGCAGCCTGCTGCTCTCTCGCAGAAAGAAGACCACAATGCATACAACAGCAACAATGCGAGACTCACCCCTCGCTCCACCCCTAACCCTTCCTGGGTCCCTACCAGACACACCCCTCGCTCCACCCCTAGCCCTTCCTGGGTCGCTACCAGACACAAACCTCGCTCCACCCCTAACCCTTCCTGGGTCGCTACCAGACACAAACCTCGCTCCACCCCTAACCCTTCCTGGGTCGCTACCAGACAGAACCCTCGCTCCACCCCTAACCCTTCCTGGGTCCCTACCAGACACACCCCTCGCTCCACCCCTAACCCTTCCTGGGTCCCTACCAGACACACAAAGCCGTGTGGAAGACAGTCTATAA